TTGGAACACCCGCGAAAGACCAGGCCGACCTGCGGCGGAACCGACGCGCGCCGCGGGTTGAATTGTAAAACCCCTCGCGCAAATCGCGATTTAGTTTTCTGTAATTCGCGGATCTCCAGCGTATGCGGGGGCGCGCAACTAACAGTAAGCAATGATTGATGCTGTCAGGCCGCAAGGCGCTAGTAGCGATGATGCATACCACCCACCTGAGGGAACGCAATCACTCTTCCGCGCTCCGGCGGCTCAATGGGGCGAGGCTCCAGGGAATCCTTTCGCAGCGATAGATGAGTCCGAGAACCGTGGTAGTAATCGAAATATGTAGCCCAAGCCCATCGGCAGAACCGGTTGGGTGCGCTCCAGCGCCTGTACCTGGCTCTTTTCGTCCACGCACAGCACCAACCGCCTGGTCGGGCGTGTTGAGATACAACCCCACCACGTCGCGAACCTTTTCCAAGAAGAACGGATCGGTGGAAAGCTTAAAGCTCTTGCTGCGATGGGGCTGGACCCCGAACAAGGCGAAGTAGCGCGCCACCGTGCTCTTGGAGATGCCGCTCGCCGCGGCCGCGCTACGTACGCTCCACTGAGTGGCATTGGGCGGCCGGCTCTGCAGTACTTTGCGCATCAGCCCCGCCACGCGCTCGTCGTCGTAGCTGCGCGGGCGTCCCGGCCTAAGTTCCCCATGCAATCCGGCTACTCCGCGCTCGCGCCAGCAGCGCCGCCAATGGCTGATGGTCGGAACGCTGACCCCACAGCGCTCCGCGATGATCCCATTGGCAACCCCGTCCGCCGACATCAGAACGATCCGCGCGCGCCGCACCAGCGAATGCGGCAAGCTGCGCGAGCGCGCGATCGAATCCAACTGTTCGTGCTCCGCCGAACTCACCTTCACCACCACATTAGGCCTGCCCATTGGGCAGCATTGTACCAGATTGGCGCCCCAAATTAAATAAGTTATTTATGGGACATTACACTAGAAGTCCTCGGGCGCTTTTCGTTTTTTGCTAGGAGGTCATCAAGTCTATATTTTCAACGAGACGCTGCGGGCTTGAGGGTCTCCTCTGGGATCCTCAGATTCTGCCGCCCTCAAAGGCTCGTTTCAAATTCCATGTACTATTCATGGATCACTCACTCGGTTCTGTCCGATAGCGGTCATATCCAGTCGCGTGCGCGAACTCAAACTTAATCCCGTCGGGATCAGTGAAATAGACTGCGAAGTATCCGGGCGAGTACGGATATTCCGCGGGCGCGTCGAGTACTGTTGCTCCGATTGCAACTAGGAGCGCGTACAGTTTTTCAACTTCCGATCGGCTCTCGGCACTGAATGCCATGTGGTTAAATCCAGGAGCGTTGCGATCGTGGGGCCTGTGCGCAAACTCGCCCTTCGAGGGACGGATCGATATTGAGTAACCAGGTCCGACCCACGCTTTGAGCGGTGTTTTCATCGCTTGCTGAGTGGATTCCGGAACCTCGACGCGTTTG
This Candidatus Binataceae bacterium DNA region includes the following protein-coding sequences:
- a CDS encoding helix-turn-helix domain-containing protein produces the protein MGRPNVVVKVSSAEHEQLDSIARSRSLPHSLVRRARIVLMSADGVANGIIAERCGVSVPTISHWRRCWRERGVAGLHGELRPGRPRSYDDERVAGLMRKVLQSRPPNATQWSVRSAAAASGISKSTVARYFALFGVQPHRSKSFKLSTDPFFLEKVRDVVGLYLNTPDQAVGAVRGRKEPGTGAGAHPTGSADGLGLHISITTTVLGLIYRCERIPWSLAPLSRRSAEE
- a CDS encoding VOC family protein yields the protein MARGSISHITLTVSDLERSTAFYDRVFEFIGFKRVEVPESTQQAMKTPLKAWVGPGYSISIRPSKGEFAHRPHDRNAPGFNHMAFSAESRSEVEKLYALLVAIGATVLDAPAEYPYSPGYFAVYFTDPDGIKFEFAHATGYDRYRTEPSE